Proteins encoded in a region of the Streptomyces akebiae genome:
- a CDS encoding ROK family transcriptional regulator — MTARPANAHQARLLRLLRDGGPNSRAQLGDRVDLSRSKLAVEVDRLLETGLVVADGLAASRGGRRSHNIRLAPQLRFLGVDIGATSIDVAVTNAELEILGHINQPMDVREGPVAVFEQVLSMAAKLKASGLAEGFDGAGIGVPGPVRFPEGVPVAPPIMPGWDGFPVREALSQELGCPVMVDNDVNLMAMGEQHAGVARSVGDFLCVKIGTGIGCGIVVGGEVHRGTTGSAGDIGHILAVPDGRPCACGNRGCLEAHFSGAALARDAKEAAQHGLSAELASRLETNGTLTAVDVAAAAAAGDATALDLIREGGNRTGQVIAGLVSFFNPGLVVIGGGVTGLGHTLLAAIRTQVYRQSLPLATGNLPIVLGELGPTAGVIGAARLISDHLFSPA; from the coding sequence ATGACGGCTCGACCCGCGAACGCGCATCAGGCACGGCTGCTGCGGCTGTTGCGGGACGGTGGCCCCAACTCACGGGCCCAGCTCGGCGATCGGGTGGATCTCTCGCGGTCGAAACTGGCCGTGGAGGTGGACCGGCTCCTGGAGACGGGACTCGTCGTGGCCGACGGGCTCGCCGCCTCGCGCGGTGGCCGCCGGTCGCACAACATCCGGCTGGCTCCCCAACTGCGTTTCCTGGGCGTCGACATCGGCGCCACCTCGATCGACGTGGCCGTCACCAACGCCGAGTTGGAGATCCTCGGCCACATCAACCAGCCGATGGACGTGCGGGAGGGCCCGGTCGCCGTCTTCGAGCAGGTGCTGTCCATGGCGGCCAAGCTGAAGGCCTCCGGCCTCGCGGAAGGGTTCGACGGCGCCGGCATCGGCGTCCCCGGACCGGTCCGCTTCCCGGAGGGCGTCCCGGTCGCCCCGCCGATCATGCCGGGCTGGGACGGGTTCCCGGTCCGCGAGGCGCTCAGCCAGGAACTCGGCTGCCCCGTCATGGTCGACAACGACGTGAACCTCATGGCGATGGGGGAGCAGCACGCGGGCGTGGCCCGCTCCGTGGGCGACTTCCTCTGCGTCAAGATCGGCACCGGCATCGGCTGCGGCATCGTCGTCGGCGGTGAGGTCCACCGCGGTACGACGGGCAGCGCCGGCGACATAGGGCACATCCTCGCCGTACCGGACGGCCGCCCCTGCGCCTGCGGCAACCGGGGCTGTCTGGAGGCCCACTTCAGCGGCGCCGCGCTCGCCCGCGACGCCAAGGAAGCCGCCCAGCACGGGCTTTCGGCGGAACTCGCCTCGCGTCTGGAGACCAACGGCACCCTGACCGCCGTCGACGTGGCCGCCGCGGCCGCTGCCGGCGACGCCACCGCGCTCGACCTGATACGCGAGGGCGGCAACCGCACCGGCCAGGTCATCGCCGGGCTCGTCAGCTTCTTCAACCCCGGCCTGGTGGTGATCGGTGGTGGGGTGACCGGCCTCGGCCACACCCTGCTCGCCGCCATCCGCACCCAGGTCTACCGTCAGTCACTGCCCCTCGCGACCGGCAATCTGCCCATCGTGCTGGGGGAGTTGGGGCCCACGGCCGGAGTCATCGGCGCGGCCCGTCTCATCAGCGACCACCTGTTCTCACCCGCGTGA
- a CDS encoding GtrA family protein, whose amino-acid sequence MLVLVSMALRVRDAVRGVWREAAKFGVVGALAFVVDNGGYNLLVFGLPGGTEGGVMRAAPVRASVVATAAAALFSWAGNRYWTYRHQHRENMTQELALFLFVNVVGVAITAGTVFASRHLLGLESMGSDNAARVLGWVLATLFRFVTYRRYVFVAP is encoded by the coding sequence GTGCTGGTCCTCGTATCCATGGCGCTGCGTGTGCGTGACGCCGTCCGGGGCGTCTGGCGCGAGGCCGCCAAGTTCGGGGTCGTCGGGGCGCTGGCCTTCGTGGTGGACAACGGCGGCTACAACCTGCTGGTGTTCGGTCTTCCCGGCGGCACGGAGGGCGGGGTGATGCGGGCCGCGCCCGTGCGGGCCTCCGTCGTCGCGACAGCCGCCGCGGCGCTCTTCAGCTGGGCGGGGAACCGCTACTGGACCTACCGCCACCAGCATCGCGAGAACATGACGCAGGAACTGGCCCTGTTCCTGTTCGTGAACGTGGTCGGTGTCGCCATCACCGCGGGCACGGTCTTCGCCTCGCGGCATCTGCTCGGGCTGGAATCGATGGGCAGCGACAACGCCGCCCGCGTCCTCGGCTGGGTCCTCGCCACTCTGTTCCGCTTCGTCACCTACCGGCGCTACGTCTTCGTCGCGCCCTGA
- a CDS encoding glycosyltransferase family 2 protein translates to MQPTIACVVPCHNEEAAVGKVVRDLRMALPEADIYVYDNASTDRTVEVARAAGAIVREEPRKGKGNVIRRAFADVDADALLIIDGDDTYDASRARDLVNLLFEGPYDQVVGARRETVSAAYRAGHATGNRLLTGAVRFLFGNDVTDMLSGYRVFSRRFVKSFPALARQFETETEMTVHALHLRLPTAEVEVDYRVRPAGSESKLHTFRDGWRILRVILDLARRERPSLVHAVVAGLLALVSVVLGVPVIADFVRTGTVPRIPTAILAAAIMTIAVLVLLVGYILESLMHMRQEHSRLVHLAYAAPGRTPRHIRPRPGSGPAPARNISGSR, encoded by the coding sequence GTGCAACCGACGATCGCGTGTGTCGTGCCGTGCCACAACGAGGAGGCCGCCGTCGGCAAGGTGGTGCGCGACCTGAGGATGGCACTGCCCGAGGCCGACATCTACGTGTACGACAACGCCTCGACCGACCGCACGGTCGAGGTCGCCCGTGCGGCGGGCGCGATCGTCCGGGAGGAACCGCGCAAGGGGAAGGGCAACGTCATCCGGCGTGCCTTCGCCGATGTCGACGCCGACGCCCTGCTCATCATCGACGGTGACGACACCTACGACGCGTCCCGGGCGCGCGACCTGGTCAACCTGCTCTTCGAAGGACCGTACGACCAGGTGGTCGGCGCCCGCCGCGAAACGGTCAGCGCCGCCTACCGGGCGGGGCACGCGACCGGCAACAGGCTGCTCACGGGCGCGGTGCGGTTCCTGTTCGGCAACGACGTGACCGACATGCTGAGCGGCTACCGCGTCTTCTCGCGCCGCTTCGTCAAGTCCTTCCCGGCACTGGCCCGCCAGTTCGAGACCGAGACCGAGATGACCGTCCACGCACTCCACCTCCGGCTCCCCACGGCCGAGGTGGAGGTGGACTACCGGGTCAGGCCCGCCGGGAGCGAGAGCAAGCTGCACACCTTCCGGGACGGCTGGCGCATCCTGCGGGTCATCCTCGATCTCGCGCGGCGCGAGCGGCCTTCGCTCGTCCACGCCGTCGTCGCGGGACTCCTCGCCCTCGTCTCGGTCGTCCTCGGCGTCCCCGTCATCGCCGACTTCGTCCGCACGGGCACCGTGCCGCGCATCCCCACGGCGATCCTCGCCGCCGCGATCATGACGATCGCGGTGCTCGTCCTGCTCGTCGGGTACATCCTGGAGTCCCTCATGCACATGCGTCAGGAACACTCCCGGCTCGTGCACCTCGCCTACGCGGCGCCGGGCCGCACACCGCGCCACATCAGACCCCGGCCCGGCTCCGGCCCGGCGCCCGCCAGAAACATCTCCGGCAGCCGCTGA
- a CDS encoding MFS transporter small subunit, which yields MSSSDSSPNPPDRRPLIVFAWIWVGVPLVYGLYELVRKATQLFTG from the coding sequence ATGTCGTCCAGCGACAGCAGTCCGAATCCGCCTGACCGGCGCCCCCTGATCGTCTTCGCGTGGATCTGGGTGGGCGTACCGCTCGTCTACGGCCTGTACGAACTCGTACGGAAGGCGACGCAGCTGTTCACCGGCTGA
- a CDS encoding GntR family transcriptional regulator — MLSTGLPQGAVPKLERPGPLRDRVYEALLELITTRALRPGQHLVESELAGHLGVSRQPVREALQRLNTEGWVDLRPAQGAFVHEPTEAEADQLLTVRTLLEAEAARLAAANAGTAGIAALEELCAEGERAVEADDVDAAVALNARFHAKVMELAGNTVLAELAAQVDRRVRWYYTPVARRRGHQSWIEHRDLITAISDRDEQRATEVMRAHTEHTRKTYHEREK; from the coding sequence ATGTTGTCCACAGGACTTCCGCAAGGGGCCGTGCCCAAGCTCGAACGCCCCGGTCCGCTGCGCGACCGTGTCTACGAGGCCCTGCTCGAACTCATCACCACACGCGCGCTGCGCCCCGGCCAGCACCTCGTCGAGAGCGAACTCGCCGGGCACCTCGGGGTGTCCCGGCAGCCCGTCCGCGAGGCCCTGCAACGCCTCAACACCGAGGGGTGGGTCGATCTCCGGCCCGCGCAGGGCGCGTTCGTGCACGAGCCGACGGAGGCGGAGGCCGACCAACTCCTCACGGTCCGCACCCTGTTGGAGGCCGAGGCCGCCCGCCTCGCCGCGGCGAACGCCGGTACGGCGGGCATCGCGGCCCTGGAGGAACTCTGCGCGGAGGGCGAGCGAGCCGTCGAGGCCGACGACGTCGACGCGGCCGTCGCCCTCAACGCCCGCTTCCACGCCAAGGTCATGGAGCTGGCCGGCAACACCGTCCTCGCCGAACTCGCCGCCCAGGTCGACCGTCGCGTCCGCTGGTACTACACCCCCGTCGCCCGCCGGCGCGGCCACCAGTCCTGGATCGAACACCGCGACCTCATCACGGCGATCTCGGACCGCGACGAACAGAGGGCCACGGAGGTCATGCGGGCCCACACGGAGCACACGCGGAAGACGTACCACGAGCGGGAGAAGTGA
- a CDS encoding beta-ketoacyl-ACP synthase III, with protein MNGSRIAAVGHYQPAKVLTNEDLAGLVDTSDEWITSRVGIRTRHIAGPDEPVDELAGHAAAKALAAAGLGPEAIDLVVVATSTAVDRSPNMAARVANRLSIPNPAAMDVNVVCAGFTHALATADHAVRAGAATRALVIGADKMSEVADWTDRTTCVLVGDGAGAAVVEAAEEPGIGPVLWGSVPEMGNAVRIEGTPARFAQEGQSVYRWATTKLPPLARAACEKAGLVPADLAAVVLHQANLRIIEPLAEKIGAVNAVVARDVVHSGNTSAASIPLAFSKLVERGEISSGDPVLLFGFGGNLSYAGQVVRCP; from the coding sequence ATGAACGGCTCGCGAATCGCCGCCGTCGGCCACTACCAGCCCGCCAAGGTCCTCACCAACGAGGACCTGGCCGGCCTGGTCGACACCAGTGACGAGTGGATCACGAGCCGCGTGGGCATCCGCACCCGGCACATCGCGGGACCCGACGAGCCGGTGGACGAGCTGGCCGGGCACGCCGCCGCCAAGGCGCTCGCCGCCGCCGGACTCGGCCCGGAGGCCATCGACCTGGTCGTGGTCGCCACCTCCACCGCCGTCGACCGCTCCCCGAACATGGCGGCCAGGGTCGCGAACCGGCTCTCCATCCCGAACCCGGCCGCCATGGACGTCAACGTCGTCTGCGCCGGGTTCACCCACGCCCTCGCCACCGCCGACCACGCCGTGCGCGCGGGCGCCGCCACCCGGGCGCTCGTCATCGGCGCCGACAAGATGTCCGAGGTCGCCGACTGGACCGACCGCACGACCTGTGTCCTCGTCGGGGACGGGGCGGGCGCGGCCGTCGTCGAGGCGGCGGAGGAGCCCGGCATCGGGCCGGTGCTGTGGGGGTCGGTGCCCGAGATGGGCAACGCCGTACGGATCGAGGGCACGCCCGCCCGCTTCGCGCAGGAGGGGCAGAGCGTCTACCGCTGGGCCACCACCAAGCTGCCGCCCCTCGCCCGTGCCGCCTGCGAGAAGGCCGGGCTCGTGCCCGCCGACCTCGCCGCGGTCGTGCTCCACCAGGCCAATCTGCGCATCATCGAGCCCCTCGCCGAGAAGATCGGCGCGGTGAACGCCGTCGTCGCCCGGGACGTCGTCCACTCCGGCAACACCTCGGCCGCCAGCATCCCCCTCGCCTTCTCCAAACTCGTCGAACGCGGTGAGATCTCCTCCGGCGACCCCGTGCTGCTGTTCGGCTTCGGCGGCAACCTCTCGTACGCGGGACAGGTCGTCCGCTGCCCCTGA
- a CDS encoding sugar ABC transporter ATP-binding protein produces MAPEPPLLTMSGITKSFPGVRALDGVDLDVQAGEVHCLLGQNGAGKSTLIKVLAGAHQPDDGTITWRGEPVTLKSPIAAMRLGIATIYQELDLVEGLSVAENVHLGHEPTAAGFVVRGKAARASTAALLRRLGHPEVDPARLVGELSAAQQQIVSMARALSHDVRLIVMDEPSAALDPDEVDNLFRIVGDLTADGVAVVYISHRLEEIRRIGDRVTVLKDGRAVAGGLPAKSTPTREVVALMTGRNVEYVFPDRPPAPPAAVEPVLQVRGLARAGEFEPFDLEVRPGEIVGLAGLVGSGRSEILETIYGARKPTAGHVSVDGRQLRLGSVRAAVRAGLGLAPEERKAQALLMLESVTRNVSVSSMSRFARVGWIDRGAEHRAARAATRELSLRPDNPAVPVRTLSGGNQQKAVLARWLLRGCRVLLLDEPTRGVDVGARAELYAVVRRLADEGLAVLLVSSEVPEVLGLADRVLVLREGRVVHTAPARELDEHRVLDLVMEGSPVATEGSPAS; encoded by the coding sequence ATGGCACCAGAACCACCGCTGCTCACCATGTCCGGCATCACCAAGTCGTTCCCCGGAGTCCGGGCCCTGGACGGCGTCGACCTCGACGTCCAGGCCGGAGAGGTCCACTGTCTGCTCGGCCAGAACGGCGCCGGGAAGTCGACCCTGATCAAGGTCCTGGCAGGCGCCCACCAGCCCGACGACGGCACCATCACCTGGCGCGGCGAACCCGTCACCCTGAAGTCCCCGATCGCCGCCATGCGCCTCGGCATCGCCACCATCTACCAGGAACTCGACCTGGTGGAGGGCCTGTCGGTGGCCGAGAACGTCCACCTCGGACACGAGCCCACCGCCGCCGGCTTCGTCGTACGGGGGAAGGCGGCGCGGGCGTCGACGGCCGCACTGCTGAGGCGACTCGGCCATCCGGAGGTCGATCCGGCGCGGCTGGTCGGTGAGTTGTCGGCCGCCCAGCAGCAGATCGTGTCCATGGCGCGGGCCCTCTCCCACGACGTACGGCTGATCGTGATGGACGAACCGTCGGCCGCGCTCGACCCGGACGAGGTCGACAACCTGTTCAGGATCGTCGGCGACCTGACCGCCGACGGGGTGGCCGTCGTCTACATCTCGCACCGCCTGGAGGAGATCCGCCGGATCGGCGACCGGGTGACCGTACTGAAGGACGGGCGGGCCGTGGCGGGCGGGCTGCCCGCGAAGTCCACGCCGACGCGCGAGGTCGTGGCCCTGATGACCGGACGCAACGTCGAGTACGTCTTCCCCGACCGGCCGCCCGCGCCCCCGGCCGCGGTCGAGCCCGTCCTCCAGGTGCGGGGACTGGCGCGTGCCGGGGAGTTCGAGCCGTTCGACCTGGAGGTGCGGCCCGGCGAGATCGTGGGGCTCGCCGGACTCGTCGGTTCGGGACGCTCGGAGATCCTGGAGACGATCTACGGCGCCCGAAAGCCCACGGCCGGTCACGTCAGTGTGGACGGGCGGCAGTTGCGGCTCGGCAGCGTACGGGCCGCCGTACGGGCCGGGCTCGGGCTCGCCCCCGAGGAGCGCAAGGCGCAGGCACTGCTGATGCTGGAGTCCGTCACCAGAAACGTTTCCGTGTCGTCGATGTCCCGCTTCGCACGCGTCGGCTGGATCGACCGAGGCGCCGAACACCGTGCCGCGCGAGCCGCGACCCGTGAGCTGTCCCTGCGCCCCGACAACCCCGCCGTACCCGTGCGCACGCTCTCCGGGGGCAACCAGCAGAAGGCGGTCCTCGCCCGCTGGCTGCTGCGCGGCTGCCGGGTCCTGCTGCTCGACGAGCCGACCCGGGGCGTCGATGTCGGAGCCCGCGCCGAGCTGTACGCCGTGGTCCGCCGACTCGCCGACGAGGGGCTCGCCGTACTGCTGGTCTCCAGCGAGGTGCCCGAAGTCCTCGGCCTCGCCGACCGGGTGCTCGTCCTGCGCGAGGGCCGGGTCGTGCACACCGCGCCCGCCCGTGAACTCGACGAACACCGTGTCCTCGACCTCGTCATGGAAGGAAGCCCCGTGGCCACAGAAGGGAGCCCGGCGTCATGA
- a CDS encoding YciI family protein, protein MEYFCYHRDRLGSLPLREELLEAHWSYMDGYAKELIARGPTFADDGETPTGSVHIVDLPDPAAARAFAFDEPNYQAGAYRDVLLRRWRNLLGRTMGEFPGGRSGGNRYLVLGLGSGEAADVDVPCGRDDLIAYGPLLSDDGATWLGTAVLLRAPDPATARAVLTADRYADIEVHDWEFGGRR, encoded by the coding sequence ATGGAGTACTTCTGCTATCACCGCGACCGGCTCGGATCGCTCCCGTTGCGCGAGGAGTTGCTGGAAGCGCACTGGTCCTACATGGACGGGTACGCGAAGGAGCTGATCGCGCGCGGTCCGACCTTCGCCGACGACGGTGAGACCCCCACCGGCAGCGTGCACATCGTCGACCTGCCCGATCCCGCCGCCGCCCGCGCGTTCGCCTTCGACGAGCCCAACTACCAGGCCGGCGCGTACCGGGACGTCCTGCTGCGCCGGTGGCGCAACCTGCTGGGGCGCACCATGGGGGAATTCCCCGGTGGCCGGAGCGGCGGCAACCGGTATCTGGTGCTCGGCCTGGGATCGGGGGAGGCCGCCGACGTCGACGTGCCGTGCGGGCGGGACGATCTGATCGCGTACGGGCCGCTGCTGTCCGACGACGGCGCCACGTGGCTGGGGACGGCGGTGCTGCTCAGGGCCCCGGACCCGGCCACGGCGCGCGCCGTGCTGACCGCGGACCGGTACGCCGACATCGAGGTCCACGACTGGGAGTTCGGCGGACGACGCTGA